One Onychostoma macrolepis isolate SWU-2019 chromosome 15, ASM1243209v1, whole genome shotgun sequence DNA segment encodes these proteins:
- the LOC131520351 gene encoding NACHT, LRR and PYD domains-containing protein 3-like, with amino-acid sequence MNLPATYRNGEAEHAVDIIKNQSRLSGGDQIQLFSSIMDNTQTSRDEDYSPECSLVHQKRSESEPSCVSMRSDVSMNPPLHFKSADTQTNLSLVHQKRAEPEPSCVSISSNESINPPLHFKFEDTQTEVSHEVLNMFKSNLMKKFECLYEGTAKQGNPTLLNEIYTELYITESESGEISNEHEVRQIEIQSRRAATEDTPIKCSDIFRPLPGQDKPIRTVLIKGVAGIGKTVSVQKFILDWAEGKQNQDVQLIFPLPFRELNLMKDKTLSLSDLLHVFFPETKEMEISSDKYKVLFIFDGLDECRLPLQFKTNDTLRDANKKKSVDVLLTNLIAGNLLPSALIWITSRPAAADLVPSECVHRVTEVRGFNDPQKEEYFRKRISDQSLADRIISHLKSSRSLFIMCHIPVFCWISAAVLEKMLSRAESGEIPKTLTQMYTHFLILQTNIKHEKDFEKNVTDEDIIFKLGKLAFQQLVKGNLIFYEEDLRECGIDVTEASVYSGLCTQIFREEFGLYQGKVFCFVHLSVQEHLAALYVHLSYTNNNVNVFDQINKQSLMSKVRQKSLDASLSALHQSAVNEALQSKNGHLNLVLRFLLGLSVESHQILLQGLMKQNETKSSSDSSKETVKYIKMKIRTIDSPKKSINLFHCLNELGDHSLVEEIQQYLRSGTINKAKLSSSQWSAVVFVLLTSEKKLDEFDINKFVEGNNETKKLEVFKKLLPVIKESSSIRLYNCGITDRGCTALASALRSNPSHLRQLDLSWNKLGNSGITLMSTVLKDSHCKLEKLELRNCGVTDEGCAALAAFLKSNPEHLKELDLSWNKIGDLGVKLLSAGLEDPHCKLEKLELRCCGVTVEGCAALVSALISNPSHLRYLNLSGNNLQKSEVKFLSVLKDNPHYKLEKLYF; translated from the exons ATGAATTTACCTGCTACTTATAGAAATGGCGAGGCGGAGCATGCTGTCgatataattaaaaatcaatcGAG ACTCAGTGGTGGAGATCAGATTCAGCTGTTCAGCTCCATCATGGACAACACACAAACATCCAGAGATGAGGATTATTCTCCAGAATGCAG TTTAGTtcatcagaagagatcagaatcaGAGCCCAGCTGTGTGTCTATGAGAAGTGATGTGTCTATGAATCCTCCACTACATTTTAAGAGTGCAGATACACAGACTAATCTCag TTTAGTCCATCAGAAGAGAGCAGAACCAGAGCCCAGCTGCGTGTCTATCAGCAGTAATGAGTCTATAAATCCTCCACTACATTTTAAGTTTGAAGATACACAGACAGAAGTCAG cCATGAAGTCCTCAACATGTTTAaatcaaatctgatgaagaagttTGAGTGTCTGTATGAGGGAACAGCAAAGCAGGGAAACCCAACCCTCCTGAATGAGATCTACACAGAGCTCTACAtcacagagagtgagagtggAGAGATCAGTAATGAACATGAGGTGAGACAGATTGAGATACAATCCAGGAGAGCAGCAACAGAGGACACACCGATCAAATGCAGTGACATCTTTAGACCTTTACCTGGACAAGACAAACCCATCAGAACTGTGCTGATAAAGGGAGTCGCTGGCattggaaaaacagtctctgtgcagaagttcatcCTGGACTGGGCTGAAGGGAAACAGAATCAGGACGTCCAGCTCATATTTCCACTTCCTTTCAGAGAACTCAATCTGATGAAGGACAAAACACTCAGTCTTTCAGATCTTCTTCATGTCTTTTTCCCTGAAACCAAAGAAATGGAAATATCCAGTGACAAATATAAAGtgttgttcatctttgatggtctggacGAGTGTCGTCTTCCCTTACAGTTTAAAACTAATGATACTCTACGGGatgcaaacaaaaagaaatCAGTGGACGTGCTGCTGACGAACCTCATTGCGGGGAatctgcttccctctgctctcatctggatcacctccagaccagcagcagctgATCTCGTCCCCTCTGAGTGTGTCCATCGAGTGACAGAGGTACGAGGCTTCAATGATCCACAGAAGGAGGAATActtcaggaagagaatcagtgaTCAGAGTCTGGCCGATAGGATCATCTCACACCTGAAGTCATCAAGGAGCCTCTtcatcatgtgccacatcccagtgttctgctggatctcagccGCTGTTCTGGAGAAGATGTTGAGTCGAGCAGAGAGTGGAGAGATTCCCAAGACTCTCACTcaaatgtacacacacttcctgaTCCTTCAGACCAACATCAAACATGAGAAAGACTTTGAGAAGAACGTGACAGACGAAGACATCATCTTTAAACTGGGGAAACTGGCTTTTCAGCAGCTTGTGAAAGGCAACCTGATCTTCTATGAGGAAGACCTGAGAGAGTGTGGCATTGATGTGACAGAAGCATCGGTTTACTCAGGATTGTGCACTCAGATCTTCAGAGAGGAGTTTGGCTTGTATCAGGGGAAAGTCTTCTGCTTTGTTCATCTGAGTGTTCAGGAACATCTAGCAGCTCTATATGTGCACCTCTCCTATACCAACAACAACGTAAATGTGTTTGATCAAATCAACAAACAGAGTTTGATGTCTAAAGTTCGACAAAAGTCATTAGATGCTTCATTATCTGCTCTACATCAGAGTGCAGTGAACGAGGCTCTACAAAGTAAAAATGGACATCTGAATCTTGTCCTGCGGTTTCTTCTGGGTCTGTCAGTGGAGTCTCATCAGATTCTCCTACAAGGACtaatgaaacaaaatgaaacaaaaagcaGCTCTGACAGCAGTAAGGAAACAGTTAAGTACATCAAGATGAAGATCAGGACCATTGACTCTCCAAAAAAGTCCATCAATCTGTTCcactgtctgaatgaactgGGTGATCATTCACTAGTGGAGGAAATACAACAGTATCTGAGATCTGGAAcaataaataaagctaaactCTCTTCATCTCAGTGGTCAGCTgtagtttttgtgttgttgacaTCAGAGAAGAAGCTGGATGAGTTTGATATTAATAAATTTGTTGAAGGAAACAATGAAACCAAAAAACTAGAAGTATTTAAGAAGCTGCTGCCTGTGATAAAAGAATCCAGCTCAATTCG GTTGTATAATTGTGGAATCACAGATAGAGGTTGTactgctctggcttcagctctgagatcaaacccctcacacctgagacaaCTGGATCTGTCTTGGAATAAACTAGGAAATTCAGGAATCACACTGATGTCTACTGTTCTCAAGGATTCTCACTGTAAACTTGAGAAACTAGA GTTGAGGAATTGTGgtgtcacagatgaaggttgtgctgctctggctgcATTTCTGAAATCAAACCCTGAACACCTGAAAGAACTGGATCTGTCTTGGAATAAAATAGGAGATTTGGGTGTGAAGCTTCTCTCTGCTGGACTTGAAGAtcctcactgtaaactggagaaactGGA gttgagGTGTTGTGGCGTCACAgttgaaggttgtgctgctctggttTCAGCTCTGatatcaaacccctcacacctgagataTCTGAATCTGTCTGGGAATAATCTTCAAAAATCAGAAGTGAAGTTTCTCTCTGTTCTGAAGGATAATCCACATTATAAACTAGAGAAACTATACTTtt GA